The Microplitis mediator isolate UGA2020A chromosome 8, iyMicMedi2.1, whole genome shotgun sequence genome has a window encoding:
- the LOC130672644 gene encoding putative mediator of RNA polymerase II transcription subunit 26 isoform X1, whose product MADIEVPVDVAVNNAGEKVESVSTTDDQDVQEQKPDLSVNAATEPSLLEDETMPSYMSVTTSTVSSAKPDDLKTTQVDDDLATDIASNGDDKSVYEVSSDDENDRQYYRNNREDDNDDLRMNEAKRARYYQDNRRRYHSDSEEDDDEDDDEDDEEDDDEDEDDEDEEDDDEELEKYKRYDRSEDEYEADKFERSSDDFVIRPSAGLDKNCKKRSASMEELSPRKRTEKNNKRQALPTHFEELSGHPEISLICNSRRNSVGRRSYNHVTSKVKQYIQDGQEQRRLSAQRRSIEKVNVDCKRVENDKDIDEGTDNLRLNPQCRLLKNYSEFALKNAVVEDPLSIVEVDVKNLVTENGNNIAVDVKNNGQDKEDAKMEIEVEDDDDDDGDDDEENAKNVNSNKLVDKVNGVIDHSSGNEKEDAKIYQEDEEEIDQPENLIEKNPVAILSVQTLTSEEFARNDYENNESEMISLNENHVEKEESEVTVNVTVNVKPVNVLPIISQVTEEQEIDEVMAEELSAKQEYENTVRELMYQLQQKNSDCAKMGQEYQRVVRETAELTKEANSLRKALEYQQEIQQQQLRSLQQQQQQMQEQQQKIQEQQLKIQEQQLKIQGQQQQIQGQQEQIQAQQQQIQEQRQQIQEQRQLLDQQKAKEVKTVAIQTEDQPKKMIHSSTRVNLIPPSNNASTATAGSTMSSIDQWTDSEYSPVVSLKPPNIDHLLNSDVSMINSEIDTTLQNKPTSTTTAATPAATATPPATSRAMLTTTRIIQTLARMTPGKPNPNASEDQGQSKDPISPLITKDNNSRKRKASESFGTSDSGPQPFKIPFITINDAHKKFNSHSDTDAPVKSSGASHESAGKQSGLDATGQEKSTQQLIDGETEDDDVKCIIWHEDEVTKQRSCLIQTAVPPEESAKMKGKLRHCGPYLLGNVEVRISEANGTLNIYGKEVSPFSSAEELDEETEGINSCEHAWSKMSDKNGVNFFSPSIKKSKTPSSMRAGISKLRSMLTRTPSPVNDNEESPCCSSNQRGLKYKKRSHSSSCNNHSSHSLDKTYCCLHKGEINIGDSGFNKDDDMMEDNMHSLFDLTRKIIGRESSRPSSPHGHIDSRTFTKSNPRIDDPCRHSSRRCSYSETDDTYQRDCKSCHHSPAACHNQDNSFYQDFKSPRNVNPFCTNFPKSETFIHPGKLETPEVKKLRDKGKTVRTIMEFLKSCGNSHTTSFESSFIPETVTTAQSHPSMRFNSIPSSTSCQKQANSSCQKCCPSCEKRIGIASEMESELEKIRSEITKLYSKSDAMREMLNILRSVEN is encoded by the exons ATGGCTGATATTGAAGTACCAGTGGATGTTGCTGTAAATAATGCTGGTGAGAAGGTTGAAAGTGTCAGTACAACTGATGACCAAGATGTCCAGGAACAGAAGCCGGACTTGAGTGTCAATGCAGCAACAGAACCATCGTTGCTGGAAGACGAAACTATGCCGTCTTATATGAGTGTAACCACTAGTACAGTGTCTTCTGCTAAGCCGGATGACCTGAAGACAACCCAGGTTGATGATGATTTAGCAACAGATATCGCAAGTAATGGAGATGATAAGAGTGTTTATGAAGTTTCATCTGATGATGAAAATGATCGACAGTATTATCGTAATAATCGTGAAGATGATAATgatg acttGCGTATGAATGAAGCAAAAAGGGCGAGATATTATCAAGATAATAGAAGACGGTACCACAGTGATTCAGAggaagatgatgatgaagacGATGATGAGGATGATGAggaagatgatgatgaagatgaagatgatGAAGACGAGGAAGACGATGATGAGGAGCTTGAAAAATACAAGAGGTATGACAGGTCTGAAGATGAATATGAAGCGGATAAATTTGAAAGATCGTCAGATGATTTTGTAATTAGACCTAGCGCTGGGTTggacaaaaattgtaaaaaacgTAGCGCGTCTATGGAGGAGTTGAGTCCGaggaaaagaactgagaaaaataataaaagacagGCGCTGCCTACGCATTTTGAAGAATTATCAGGACATCCTGAAATAAGTCTTATTTGTAATTCGCGTAGAAATTCGGTAGGTCGCAGGAGTTATAATCATGTGACGAGTAAAGTTAAGCAGTACATCCAGGATGGACAGGAGCAGAGACGACTGTCTGCTCAGCGTAGATCTATTGAGAAAGTAAATGTTGATTGCAAGCGAGTGGAGAATGATAAAG ATATTGATGAAGGTACGGATAATTTACGACTGAATCCTCAGTgtagacttttaaaaaattattccgaGTTCGCGCTTAAAAATGCTGTCGTTGAAGACCCTCTGAGTATCGTTGAAGTTGACGTAAAAAATCTTGTAACAGAAAATGGGAATAATATTGCAgtagatgttaaaaataatggacAGGATAAGGAAGACGCAAAAATGGAGATTGAAGTTGaggacgatgatgatgatgatggtgatgatgatgaagaaaatgcaaaaaatgttaattcaaataaactgGTTGATAAAGTAAACGGAGTGATTGATCATTCCAGTGGTAATGAAAAAGAAGATGCGAAAATTTATCaagaagatgaagaagaaaTAGATCAGCCGGAAAATTTGATTGAGAAAAACCCGGTAGCAATTTTGAGTGTTCAAACTTTGACCAGTGAAGAATTTGCTAGGAatgattatgaaaataatgaaagtgAGATGATCAGTTTGAATGAGAATCATGTAGAGAAAGAAGAAAGTGAAGTAACTGTTAATGTTACTGTCAATGTTAAGCCTGTCAATGTTTTGCCGATAATCTCTCAGGTTACTGAAGAACAAGAAATTGACGAGGTGATGGCTGAGGAGTTGTCGGCTAAACAGGAGTATGAGAATACCGTGAGAGAATTGATGTACCAGCTTCAGCAAAAGAATTCTGACTGCGCTAAAATGGGACAGGAATACCAGAGAGTTGTGAGGGAGACCGCTGAGTTGACCAAAGAGGCTAACAGTTTAAGAAAGGCCTTGGAGTATCAGCAAGAGATTCAGCAGCAGCAACTACGATCGctgcagcagcagcaacagcaaaTGCAGGAACAACAGCAAAAAATTCAAGAGCAACAACTCAAAATACAAGAGCAGCAGCTTAAAATCCAAGGACAACAGCAGCAGATACAGGGACAACAAGAACAAATCCAAGCGCAACAACAGCAAATACAAGAACAACGACAGCAAATACAAGAACAACGACAGCTACTGGATCAGCAGAAAGCAAAAGAAGTTAAAACGGTAGCAATTCAAACTGAAGATCAACCAAAGAAAATGATACACTCAAGTACTAGAGTTAATTTAATCCCACCGAGTAACAATGCATCCACTGCTACTGCAGGATCGACCATGAGTTCGATTGATCAGTGGACAGATAGTGAATACAGTCCAGTAGTTTCCTTGAAGCCGCCTAATATCGATCACTTGCTCAACTCCGATGTCAGTATGATAAATTCTGAAATCGATACAACTCTCCAGAATAAACCAACCAGCACGACAACGGCAGCTACAccagcagcaacagcaacacCACCAGCAACCTCACGTGCTATGCTCACAACAACGCGTATTATTCAAACACTGGCACGTATGACTCCAGGAAAGCCGAATCCGAACGCCAGTGAGGATCAAGGTCAGTCGAAAGACCCAATCAGTCCGTTGATAACCAAGGATAACAATAGTAGAAAACGCAAAGCCTCGGAATCGTTTGGAACATCTGATAGCGGACCCCAACCATTTAAAATTCCCTTTATCACTATCAATGATGCACACAAGAAATTCAATTCGCATTCTGACACAGATGCTCCTGTCAAATCCTCTGGCGCATCTCATGAGTCTGCTGGTAAACAGAGTGGACTTGACGCTACCGGTCAGGAGAAAAGTACCCAGCAGCTTATTGACGGGGAGACTGAAGACGATGATGTCAAGTGTATCATTTGGCATGAGGATGAAGTCACTAAGCAGCGAAGCTGTCTCATCCAGACCGCTGTTCCGCCAGAGGAATCGGCTAAGATGAAAGGAAAGCTGCGTCACTGCGGCCCTTACTTGCTTGGTAATGTTGAAGTTAGAATTTCTGAAGCTAACGGAACTCTTAATATTTATGGAAAAGAG gtcaGTCCTTTTTCAAGCGCTGAAGAACTTGACGAGGAGACAGAGGGGATTAATAGTTGCGAGCATGCCTGGTCGAAAATGTCTGATAAAAATGGTGTCAATTTCTTCTCTCCATCAATCAAAAAATCTAAGACACCATCATCAATGCGTGCTGGTATTTCTAAATTAAGATCAATGCTTACTCGCACTCCGTCACCTGTTAATGATAATGAAGAAAGCCCGTGTTGTTCGAGTAATCAACGGGGACTAAAGTACAAAAAACGTAGCCACAGTTCTTCATGCAATAATCACTCGAGTCATTCATTAGATAAAACGTACTGCTGCCTCCATAAAGGTGAAATAAATATTGGAGACTCTGGGTTTAATAAAGACGATGACATGATGGAAGATAACATGCACAGTTTGTTTGACCTGACAAGGAAAATTATTGGCCGTGAATCTTCTCGCCCTTCGTCACCGCATGGCCATATCGACTCTCGTACTTTCACTAAAAGCAATCCAAGAATTGATGATCCTTGTAGACACTCCTCACGCCGGTGCAGTTACAGCGAGACTGATGATACTTATCAACGTGACTGCAAGTCATGTCATCATTCACCTGCAGCTTGTCATAATCAAGACAACTCTTTCTATCAAGATTTTAAAAGCCCTCGTAATGTCAATCCATTCTGTACTAATTTTCCAAAAAGCGAAACTTTTATTCATCCTGGAAAACTTGAAACTCCTGag
- the LOC130672644 gene encoding uncharacterized protein LOC130672644 isoform X2, whose product MADIEVPVDVAVNNAGEKVESVSTTDDQDVQEQKPDLSVNAATEPSLLEDETMPSYMSVTTSTVSSAKPDDLKTTQVDDDLATDIASNGDDKSVYEVSSDDENDRQYYRNNREDDNDDLRMNEAKRARYYQDNRRRYHSDSEEDDDEDDDEDDEEDDDEDEDDEDEEDDDEELEKYKRYDRSEDEYEADKFERSSDDFVIRPSAGLDKNCKKRSASMEELSPRKRTEKNNKRQALPTHFEELSGHPEISLICNSRRNSVGRRSYNHVTSKVKQYIQDGQEQRRLSAQRRSIEKVNVDCKRVENDKDIDEGTDNLRLNPQCRLLKNYSEFALKNAVVEDPLSIVEVDVKNLVTENGNNIAVDVKNNGQDKEDAKMEIEVEDDDDDDGDDDEENAKNVNSNKLVDKVNGVIDHSSGNEKEDAKIYQEDEEEIDQPENLIEKNPVAILSVQTLTSEEFARNDYENNESEMISLNENHVEKEESEVTVNVTVNVKPVNVLPIISQVTEEQEIDEVMAEELSAKQEYENTVRELMYQLQQKNSDCAKMGQEYQRVVRETAELTKEANSLRKALEYQQEIQQQQLRSLQQQQQQMQEQQQKIQEQQLKIQEQQLKIQGQQQQIQGQQEQIQAQQQQIQEQRQQIQEQRQLLDQQKAKEVKTVAIQTEDQPKKMIHSSTRVNLIPPSNNASTATAGSTMSSIDQWTDSEYSPVVSLKPPNIDHLLNSDVSMINSEIDTTLQNKPTSTTTAATPAATATPPATSRAMLTTTRIIQTLARMTPGKPNPNASEDQDAPVKSSGASHESAGKQSGLDATGQEKSTQQLIDGETEDDDVKCIIWHEDEVTKQRSCLIQTAVPPEESAKMKGKLRHCGPYLLGNVEVRISEANGTLNIYGKEVSPFSSAEELDEETEGINSCEHAWSKMSDKNGVNFFSPSIKKSKTPSSMRAGISKLRSMLTRTPSPVNDNEESPCCSSNQRGLKYKKRSHSSSCNNHSSHSLDKTYCCLHKGEINIGDSGFNKDDDMMEDNMHSLFDLTRKIIGRESSRPSSPHGHIDSRTFTKSNPRIDDPCRHSSRRCSYSETDDTYQRDCKSCHHSPAACHNQDNSFYQDFKSPRNVNPFCTNFPKSETFIHPGKLETPEVKKLRDKGKTVRTIMEFLKSCGNSHTTSFESSFIPETVTTAQSHPSMRFNSIPSSTSCQKQANSSCQKCCPSCEKRIGIASEMESELEKIRSEITKLYSKSDAMREMLNILRSVEN is encoded by the exons ATGGCTGATATTGAAGTACCAGTGGATGTTGCTGTAAATAATGCTGGTGAGAAGGTTGAAAGTGTCAGTACAACTGATGACCAAGATGTCCAGGAACAGAAGCCGGACTTGAGTGTCAATGCAGCAACAGAACCATCGTTGCTGGAAGACGAAACTATGCCGTCTTATATGAGTGTAACCACTAGTACAGTGTCTTCTGCTAAGCCGGATGACCTGAAGACAACCCAGGTTGATGATGATTTAGCAACAGATATCGCAAGTAATGGAGATGATAAGAGTGTTTATGAAGTTTCATCTGATGATGAAAATGATCGACAGTATTATCGTAATAATCGTGAAGATGATAATgatg acttGCGTATGAATGAAGCAAAAAGGGCGAGATATTATCAAGATAATAGAAGACGGTACCACAGTGATTCAGAggaagatgatgatgaagacGATGATGAGGATGATGAggaagatgatgatgaagatgaagatgatGAAGACGAGGAAGACGATGATGAGGAGCTTGAAAAATACAAGAGGTATGACAGGTCTGAAGATGAATATGAAGCGGATAAATTTGAAAGATCGTCAGATGATTTTGTAATTAGACCTAGCGCTGGGTTggacaaaaattgtaaaaaacgTAGCGCGTCTATGGAGGAGTTGAGTCCGaggaaaagaactgagaaaaataataaaagacagGCGCTGCCTACGCATTTTGAAGAATTATCAGGACATCCTGAAATAAGTCTTATTTGTAATTCGCGTAGAAATTCGGTAGGTCGCAGGAGTTATAATCATGTGACGAGTAAAGTTAAGCAGTACATCCAGGATGGACAGGAGCAGAGACGACTGTCTGCTCAGCGTAGATCTATTGAGAAAGTAAATGTTGATTGCAAGCGAGTGGAGAATGATAAAG ATATTGATGAAGGTACGGATAATTTACGACTGAATCCTCAGTgtagacttttaaaaaattattccgaGTTCGCGCTTAAAAATGCTGTCGTTGAAGACCCTCTGAGTATCGTTGAAGTTGACGTAAAAAATCTTGTAACAGAAAATGGGAATAATATTGCAgtagatgttaaaaataatggacAGGATAAGGAAGACGCAAAAATGGAGATTGAAGTTGaggacgatgatgatgatgatggtgatgatgatgaagaaaatgcaaaaaatgttaattcaaataaactgGTTGATAAAGTAAACGGAGTGATTGATCATTCCAGTGGTAATGAAAAAGAAGATGCGAAAATTTATCaagaagatgaagaagaaaTAGATCAGCCGGAAAATTTGATTGAGAAAAACCCGGTAGCAATTTTGAGTGTTCAAACTTTGACCAGTGAAGAATTTGCTAGGAatgattatgaaaataatgaaagtgAGATGATCAGTTTGAATGAGAATCATGTAGAGAAAGAAGAAAGTGAAGTAACTGTTAATGTTACTGTCAATGTTAAGCCTGTCAATGTTTTGCCGATAATCTCTCAGGTTACTGAAGAACAAGAAATTGACGAGGTGATGGCTGAGGAGTTGTCGGCTAAACAGGAGTATGAGAATACCGTGAGAGAATTGATGTACCAGCTTCAGCAAAAGAATTCTGACTGCGCTAAAATGGGACAGGAATACCAGAGAGTTGTGAGGGAGACCGCTGAGTTGACCAAAGAGGCTAACAGTTTAAGAAAGGCCTTGGAGTATCAGCAAGAGATTCAGCAGCAGCAACTACGATCGctgcagcagcagcaacagcaaaTGCAGGAACAACAGCAAAAAATTCAAGAGCAACAACTCAAAATACAAGAGCAGCAGCTTAAAATCCAAGGACAACAGCAGCAGATACAGGGACAACAAGAACAAATCCAAGCGCAACAACAGCAAATACAAGAACAACGACAGCAAATACAAGAACAACGACAGCTACTGGATCAGCAGAAAGCAAAAGAAGTTAAAACGGTAGCAATTCAAACTGAAGATCAACCAAAGAAAATGATACACTCAAGTACTAGAGTTAATTTAATCCCACCGAGTAACAATGCATCCACTGCTACTGCAGGATCGACCATGAGTTCGATTGATCAGTGGACAGATAGTGAATACAGTCCAGTAGTTTCCTTGAAGCCGCCTAATATCGATCACTTGCTCAACTCCGATGTCAGTATGATAAATTCTGAAATCGATACAACTCTCCAGAATAAACCAACCAGCACGACAACGGCAGCTACAccagcagcaacagcaacacCACCAGCAACCTCACGTGCTATGCTCACAACAACGCGTATTATTCAAACACTGGCACGTATGACTCCAGGAAAGCCGAATCCGAACGCCAGTGAGGATCAAG ATGCTCCTGTCAAATCCTCTGGCGCATCTCATGAGTCTGCTGGTAAACAGAGTGGACTTGACGCTACCGGTCAGGAGAAAAGTACCCAGCAGCTTATTGACGGGGAGACTGAAGACGATGATGTCAAGTGTATCATTTGGCATGAGGATGAAGTCACTAAGCAGCGAAGCTGTCTCATCCAGACCGCTGTTCCGCCAGAGGAATCGGCTAAGATGAAAGGAAAGCTGCGTCACTGCGGCCCTTACTTGCTTGGTAATGTTGAAGTTAGAATTTCTGAAGCTAACGGAACTCTTAATATTTATGGAAAAGAG gtcaGTCCTTTTTCAAGCGCTGAAGAACTTGACGAGGAGACAGAGGGGATTAATAGTTGCGAGCATGCCTGGTCGAAAATGTCTGATAAAAATGGTGTCAATTTCTTCTCTCCATCAATCAAAAAATCTAAGACACCATCATCAATGCGTGCTGGTATTTCTAAATTAAGATCAATGCTTACTCGCACTCCGTCACCTGTTAATGATAATGAAGAAAGCCCGTGTTGTTCGAGTAATCAACGGGGACTAAAGTACAAAAAACGTAGCCACAGTTCTTCATGCAATAATCACTCGAGTCATTCATTAGATAAAACGTACTGCTGCCTCCATAAAGGTGAAATAAATATTGGAGACTCTGGGTTTAATAAAGACGATGACATGATGGAAGATAACATGCACAGTTTGTTTGACCTGACAAGGAAAATTATTGGCCGTGAATCTTCTCGCCCTTCGTCACCGCATGGCCATATCGACTCTCGTACTTTCACTAAAAGCAATCCAAGAATTGATGATCCTTGTAGACACTCCTCACGCCGGTGCAGTTACAGCGAGACTGATGATACTTATCAACGTGACTGCAAGTCATGTCATCATTCACCTGCAGCTTGTCATAATCAAGACAACTCTTTCTATCAAGATTTTAAAAGCCCTCGTAATGTCAATCCATTCTGTACTAATTTTCCAAAAAGCGAAACTTTTATTCATCCTGGAAAACTTGAAACTCCTGag